One Dama dama isolate Ldn47 chromosome 16, ASM3311817v1, whole genome shotgun sequence DNA window includes the following coding sequences:
- the LOC133071404 gene encoding olfactory receptor 13F1-like — protein MFQANLTSVTMFFFLGFSHYPKVEIIIFVLCLLMYLITLLGNMILISITIFDSHLHTPMYFFLSNLSCLDIWYTSSAFPPMLINFVSGENTISFLGCAAQMYFSLAMGSTECVLLSMMAYDRYVAICNPLRYPIIINKRVCLRIAAGSWATGCFTALVETVSVLQLSLCGNSVINHFACEILAVLKLVCVDTSKVQLIILVFTILLVPMPMLLICISYAFILSNILRISSVDGRSKAFSTCSAHLSVVVLFYGTALSMYLKPSAIDSKEIDKFIALVYGALTPMLNPIIYSLRNKEVKAAVKKLLSK, from the coding sequence ATGTTCCAGGCAAATCTGACATCTGTAACAATGTTTTTCTTCCTGGGATTTTCCCACTACCCCAAAGTTGAGATCATCATATTTGTACTGTGTTTGCTGATGTACCTGATCACCTTGCTGGGAAATATGATTCTGATCTCCATCACTATCTTCGATTCCCACCTACACACAcctatgtacttcttcctcagcaATCTCTCCTGTTTAGACATCTGGTACACCTCTTCTGCTTTCCCTCCAATGCTGATAAACTTTGTGTCAGGGGAAAACACCATCTCATTCTTAGGATGTGCTGCTCAGATGTACTTCTCTCTGGCCATGGGCTCCACTGAGTGTGTGCTCCTGTCTATGATGGCATATGACCgatatgtggccatctgcaaccCTCTAAGGTACCCCATTATCATAAACAAGAGGGTTTGTCTGAGGATTGCGGCAGGCTCCTGGGCGACAGGCTGCTTCACTGCCctggtggaaacagtgtctgtgTTGCAGTTGTCTCTATGTGGTAATAGTGTCATCAATCATTTTGCTTGTGAGATTCTTGCTGTCTTAAAACTGGTTTGTGTGGACACTTCCAAAGTGCAGTTAATCATACTGGTATTCACCATACTTCTTGTTCCCATGCCAATGCTCCTAATTTGTATCTCTTATGCATTCATCCTCTCCAACATCCTGAGAATCAGCTCAGTGGATGGTCGAAGCAAAGCCTTTTCAACATGTTCAGCCCACCTGTCTGTGGTTGTTTTGTTCTATGGGACAGCTCTTTCCATGTACCTGAAGCCCTCAGCTATAGATTCAAAGGAAATAGATAAATTTATAGCTTTGGTATATGGTGCATTAACCCCAATGTTGAATCCTATCATCTACAGTCTACGAAACAAAGAGGTGAAAGCAGCTGTGAAAAAACT